From a region of the Coffea arabica cultivar ET-39 chromosome 3e, Coffea Arabica ET-39 HiFi, whole genome shotgun sequence genome:
- the LOC113736948 gene encoding putative late blight resistance protein homolog R1A-4 → MMASVSAFAAAAGSSLDRLDSALEGLRSRSFAVEKVYNDWRYLRILWQSYHKRSGAAAGLKIEATAEEIAQNLVRFCNGEKLGDKKSPESESLLELARDCSTKTKLLMAEIGEALDRLYLSWSSSGRDSSINSSFQIHLLSPAPLDVSFWPSFVKHLQSNVLRISRIAAEYLGSEHVTVRNQVYSLYDSLKSLEHYVAPLFSHRNFSSPGGAGAEAGATPDDALPSVDACLGHVVSVVLRIANRCCDHWLDCKTGQIQVEKGELTKFVEDLHHEIHPRNPYFMEFHLNFLMAIYRSSHRKDEDVDFVMQFCYYLFNFEGGDFRDEVSSLVTLFVKTNAKLDDRDFVQSFFPELNAVLTEMVSLFEANSREGDKLDNSPQCSELLTKICLLKAELLLVVQIHNINSSSSSFSSSSTMLSDWEDIIYECRELPRNLSRYFQKLHHDQIEDGKKMSAFIESIFQEVEFLYQSFRHQEITKSAVKNSLLPLVSKLVIFKEETFLMELLQLKNGGDSTFMACGKEQIALHLQKLKYISQILLDERRKDRESVFRPCLYFRKLTSFSYSFFITQDKMILSFSALLYKVKHLMKAELKEIIPEFPMFDFPKTCKLRFLDFLLTNLEELLTCRPTSIASVKQHFEEIQLHLKSLNTFLLNVSKLDIEKHPKLKDLGDCVNDVAYQVECIVDSIEVDAQPQNFFWLIDVLEDIRLANEKACGIHLPTPDAEVEDSKIVNQVPIDKLSGDSTPTTDEFVVDLEDEEQFTINKLTKGTSKALDIVSIVGMPGLGKTTLAIKVYNSKSVMDHFHQRAWCTVSQAYEKRRLLIEILNGVHGLTDEIHRMTDDTLEEKLKQALLRNKYLIVMDDVWDARAWNDLKDAFPNDGKGSRILLTSRHRGVALELKPDSEPHSLRPFSEEESWKLLEKKVFKGESCPKELLEVGKKIAHRCQGLPLALVAVAGILKAPVKNPSSWEKIADTLSSEVIDNPEAREARCKEVLEVSYNHLPEHLKSCLCYLVVLSEERDILVRKLIRFWLAEGFIPRPEQKSFEEVAEAFLMDLIDRSLVIISKRRSNGKAKSCRLHDLILDFCKSKLKDVRFFQSVTRSSEPYASFPSSDYGFEFDFHHNSRPVSFSSYRLAMSLKRSHFVESRPFGPGTRSLLFFASTDSEPRCPYDISFIRQNFKLLRVLDFECINVGVSFPAEIEQLVHLRYLAIGGYLRSIPPSIASLRRLETLIVKGLRGKIILPSTIWRMTSLRHLYVTPHIAFNWDDEEQLDGRSELENLVTLSRPSLSCGEDADRMIKRFLNVRKLSCIFFESQDSSTNGNQFPRLDHLIHLESLKIFYYGSPLNNGKFNLPENLKELTLSNFHLPWSHISAIGKLENLEVLKLLSGAFDGPTWEMEDEEFQKLKFLSLETLNLVEWTASYEQLPKLQTLVLQNCKELVEIPDDFAYITTLKTIEVHWCEQSAEKSANKIKEVTPQIKVVIRSSYSKSSGSIDEKP, encoded by the exons ATGATGGCTTCTGTTTCTGcttttgctgctgctgctggttCCAGTTTGGATCGCCTTGATTCTGCGTTGGAAGGATTACGGTCTCGATCATTTGCAGTagaaaaagtttacaatgattGGAGGTATCTGAGGATTCTCTGGCAATCCTATCACAAGAGGAGCGGTGCTGCAGCCGGCCTGAAGATTGAAGCTACTGCTGAGGAGATTGCCCAGAACCTTGTTCGTTTTTGTAATGGAGAGAAACTGGGAGACAAGAAGTCCCCTGAATCAGAATCCCTCCTGGAATTAGCCCGTGATTGCAGCACAAAAACCAAGCTTTTGATGGCTGAAATTGGAGAAGCTCTTGACCGTTTGTACCTGTCCTGGTCTTCAAGTGGCCGAGACAGCAGCATCAACAGCTCATTCCAGATCCATCTGCTGTCGCCTGCACCTCTTGATGTTTCCTTTTGGCCAAGTTTTGTCAAGCATTTGCAATCAAACGTGCTCCGGATCTCACGGATTGCGGCTGAATATTTGGGCAGTGAACATGTTACCGTAAGGAACCAAGTCTATTCCTTGTACGACAGCCTCAAATCACTCGAGCATTACGTTGCGCCATTATTTAGTCACCGCAATTTCTCATCCCCTGGGGGAGCAGGAGCGGAAGCAGGAGCAACACCAGATGATGCATTGCCTAGTGTTGATGCTTGCCTTGGCCATGTGGTATCTGTGGTCCTACGAATTGCAAATCGGTGTTGTGATCACTGGCTGGATTGCAAAACAGGCCAAATCCAAGTGGAAAAAGGTGAGTTGACTAAGTTCGTGGAGGATTTGCATCACGAGATTCATCCTAGGAATCCCTACTTCATGGAGTTCCATCTCAACTTCCTTATGGCTATCTACCGTAGCAGCCACAGGAAGGACGAGGACGTGGATTTCGTGATGCAATTCTGCTATTATCTGTTCAACTTCGAAGGTGGAGATTTCCGAGATGAGGTATCTTCCCTGGTAACCCTTTTTGTCAAAACTAATGCTAAACTGGATGATAGGGATTTTGTACAAAGTTTCTTTCCAGAACTTAATGCAGTGCTCACAGAGATGGTGTCTCTCTTTGAGGCGAACAGCAGGGAGGGGGATAAACTGGACAACTCTCCTCAGTGTTCTGAGTTACTCACAAAAATTTGTCTCCTCAAGGCAGAGCTTTTACTCGTGGTACAGATCCATAACATCAACAGCAGCAGTTCCtccttttcttcctcctccACTATGCTTTCAGATTGGGAAGATATTATATATGAGTGCAGGGAGCTCCCTAGAAATTTGAGCAGATATTTCCAAAAGCTACACCATGACCAGATAGAAGATGGGAAAAAGATGTCGGCGTTTATTGAGTCAATATTCCAGGAGGTAGAGTTTCTTTATCAGTCATTTAGGCACCAGGAAATCACAAAATCTGCAGTGAAGAACTCACTTCTCCCACTTGTTTCTAAGCTTGTGATTTTCAAAGAAGAGACATTTCTCATGGAATTGCTACAGTTGAAGAACGGTGGTGATTCAACTTTCATGGCTTGTGGGAAAGAACAGATTGCCCTCCATCTTCAAAAGCTCAAGTATATTTCACAGATCCTGTTGGATGAGCGGAGGAAGGACAGAGAGAGCGTGTTCAGACCCTGCTTGTACTTTAGGAAGCTGACAAGTTTCTCTTACTCTTTTTTTATCACACAAGATAAAATGATCCTTTCATTCTCTGCCCTGTTATATAAGGTGAAGCATCTGATGAAGGCAGAGCTCAAAGAGATTATTCCTGAATTTCCAATGTTTGATTTCCCTAAGACTTGCAAACTGAGGTTCCTTGATTTTCTGTTGACAAACCTTGAGGAGCTGCTGACGTGTCGTCCTACGTCAATTGCATCAGTGAAGCAACACTTTGAAGAGATTCAACTACATCTCAAGTCACTGAATACTTTTCTGTTGAATGTTTCGAAATTGGACATTGAAAAGCATCCAAAGCTGAAAGATCTTGGTGACTGTGTGAATGATGTGGCATATCAAGTGGAGTGTATTGTTGACTCAATTGAGGTGGATGCTCAACCGCAAAATTTCTTCTGGTTAATTGATGTACTGGAGGACATAAGACTTGCCAATGAGAAGGCCTGTGGAATTCATTTGCCAACCCCCGATGCAGAAGTCGAAGATTCCAAAATTGTCAACCAAGTTCCAATTGACAAGTTGTCAGGGGATAGCACGCCAACAACTGATGAATTTGTGGTGGATCTCGAAGATGAAGAACAGTTTACAATTAACAAACTTACTAAAGGAACCTCAAAGGCACTAGATATTGTTTCTATTGTTGGAATGCCTGGTTTAGGCAAGACAACATTGGCAATAAAAGTATACAACAGTAAAAGCGTCATGGATCACTTCCATCAGCGTGCATGGTGCACCGTTTCCCAAGCATACGAGAAAAGGCGACTGTTGATTGAGATCTTAAACGGCGTTCATGGGCTTACAGATGAGATACACCGAATGACGGATGACACTCTTGAAGAGAAATTGAAACAGGCCTTGCTCAGAAACAAGTATCTCATAGTTATGGATGACGTTTGGGATGCTCGAGCTTGGAATGACTTGAAAGATGCCTTCCCGAACGATGGCAAGGGAAGCAGAATTCTCTTGACGAGTCGCCACCGTGGAGTGGCCTTGGAACTCAAACCTGATAGTGAACCTCATTCACTTCGCCCATTTTCTGAGGAGGAAAGTTGGAAGTTGTTGGAAAAGAAGGTGTTCAAAGGAGAAAGTTGCCCCAAGGAGTTGTTGGAAGTCGGAAAAAAAATTGCCCACCGCTGTCAAGGACTGCCTCTGGCACTTGTTGCTGTAGCTGGTATACTGAAAGCCCCAGTAAAGAATCCAAGTTCTTGGGAAAAAATAGCAGACACCTTAAGCTCAGAAGTAATTGATAATCCAGAAGCTCGGGAAGCTCGATGTAAGGAAGTCTTGGAAGTGAGCTACAACCACTTGCCGGAACATCTAAAATCATGTTTATGCTATTTGGTGGTTCTCAGTGAAGAAAGAGATATACTTGTCCGCAAGTTAATACGGTTTTGGCTTGCAGAAGGGTTCATACCAAGACCTGAGCAGAAGAGTTTTGAAGAAGTCGCGGAGGCTTTCTTGATGGATTTGATTGACAGAAGCTTGGTAATAATCTCCAAACGAAGGTCCAACGGGAAGGCTAAATCATGTCGCCTTCATGATCTCATACTTGATTTCTGCAAGTCAAAACTCAAAGATGTGAGGTTCTTTCAGTCAGTAACCAGGTCTAGTGAACCATATGCATCGTTTCCTAGTTCAGATTATggttttgaatttgattttcacCATAATTCACGTCCTGTCTCATTTTCATCCTATCGGTTGGCGATGTCATTGAAGCGCAGCCATTTTGTTGAATCAAGACCTTTTGGCCCGGGCACACGTTCTTTGTTGTTCTTCGCCTCCACAGATTCAGAACCCAGATGCCCTTATGACATCTCGTTCATTCGCCAGAACTTCAAATTACTCAGGGTGTTGGATTTTGAATGCATCAATGTTGGTGTTTCTTTTCCTGCAGAAATAGAACAGTTGGTTCATCTAAGATATTTAGCAATTGGGGGTTATTTGCGATCTATTCCACCATCGATAGCCAGTCTCAGGAGATTGGAAACTCTTATCGTGAAAGGTTTGCGTGGTAAGATCATCTTACCTAGTACTATTTGGCGCATGACAAGTTTAAGGCATCTTTATGTTACTCCTCACATTGCTTTCAACTGGGATGATGAAGAACAGCTTGATGGCCGCTCCGAATTAGAAAACTTGGTCACCTTATCTCGACCATCTCTTTCTTGTGGTGAGGATGCAGACAGGATGATAAAGAGGTTTCTGAATGTTCGCAAACTGAGCTGCATATTTTTTGAATCACAAGATTCATCCACGAATGGCAATCAGTTTCCCAGATTGGACCATCTAATTCATTTGGAGTCACTCAAGATATTTTACTACGGGAGCCCTCTTAATAATGGCAAGTTCAATCTCCCGGAGAATCTAAAGGAATTGACTCTATCAAACTTTCACCTACCATGGAGTCATATCTCTGCAATTGGAAAACTAGAAAACCTAGAAGTTCTGAAGTTACTTTCCGGTGCCTTTGATGGGCCAACATGGGAAATGGAGGACGAAGAGTTCCAGAAACTCAAATTCTTGAGCTTAGAGACACTGAACCTTGTGGAATGGACTGCCTCTTACGAACAACTTCCCAAACTTCAAACACTTGTCTTGCAAAATTGCAAAGAACTTGTGGAAATTCCTGATGACTTTGCGTACATAACCACGCTGAAAACAATTGAAGTTCACTGGTGTGAGCAGTCCGCAGAAAAGTCCGCAAACAAGATCAAGGAAGTAACTCCGCAGATCAAAGTTGTTATCAGGAGTTCATATTCAAAATCATCAG GTTCAATTGATGAAAAGCCCTGA